Within the Chromobacterium paludis genome, the region TAGTCGCGTCGGCGGCCGCGTACAGCCCCGCCATATCGCGGCAAAATCCGGCATTGACGACACGAGGACCGGCCAGCGGCGCCTTGCCGGCCACGACCAGGACGATATCGTCCCCCATGCCTTGCAGCGCCGCCAGAATCAGGTCGCCGCCTTTCAGCGCGTGATTGTTCGACGGAAACAGCAGCATGAACTGCTCCGGCGCGATGCCCAGTGACTGGCGCACGGCGTCTCTGCGCGAGCGCGCCGCCAGAGAGAAGGTGCGCGTATCGACCGGCGGGTACAGCACCGCCAGCTTGTCATGCCCCGCGCCGTAATGCTGGACGATCTGCTCGCCCACGCGCGCCGAGTGGGCGACGATCCGCCGCGCCTGGGCGTAGAAGCGGGACTCGTGCGCGATGGTCAGCCTGTCGTTGAGGCCCGGCCTGGTCTTGCCTTTGTCTATCAGATGGCCGATATGGGTGCCGCCGACGATGGCCAGGTCGACCGGGCCCTGAACGCGCGAGATGCCTATGGTTTTCCAATCCGGACGACAGTGCCGCCAGGCCCGGC harbors:
- a CDS encoding glycosyltransferase family 4 protein, with product MNGINLVFHSIRAGGGMERYVMDVITELCRRGVPVRAIARKLDWPDAPSGAEWVRVPDRTPFSRLNNLLFERRAWRHCRPDWKTIGISRVQGPVDLAIVGGTHIGHLIDKGKTRPGLNDRLTIAHESRFYAQARRIVAHSARVGEQIVQHYGAGHDKLAVLYPPVDTRTFSLAARSRRDAVRQSLGIAPEQFMLLFPSNNHALKGGDLILAALQGMGDDIVLVVAGKAPLAGPRVVNAGFCRDMAGLYAAADATILASKYEAFGLVGPESILCGTPVLFADTVGAVEVLSEPGCYRFSRDTAALREALLRLRHAAPATEPLRDCIAYPYLLDQHVSRLLEMLSAE